A single window of Synechococcus sp. C9 DNA harbors:
- a CDS encoding J domain-containing protein, with protein MDFSIQQGLGRFQQIDYHAILGVPLDAGPQDIRRRYMRVARALHPDTTGHLSEEDRQIAAQLLSRLVNPAYEKLFNDKVRAEHNLILKMIGQRVAQDTLPFETEAANLLLRQSDPETYYRETLGKLNERQFAVPHETMQVINEISELNLAMLRWQYAGNTVAFVNRPAPTPVATPEAPAASTPPPAAPEPAKPSFLDQFYNRAEELVRMKDYPGALRELDDALKLDSGDARCLSLKGYVYLQTNQLKMAKIHFERALKRDPSNTRASQGLEVVEKMLAKQAKENEAKAKTTPEKKKGKGLFGFFGK; from the coding sequence ATGGATTTCAGCATTCAACAAGGACTAGGCCGCTTTCAGCAAATAGATTACCATGCCATTTTGGGCGTGCCCTTGGATGCGGGTCCCCAGGACATTCGCCGTCGCTATATGCGGGTAGCGCGGGCCTTGCACCCGGACACCACCGGCCATCTGAGTGAAGAAGACCGGCAGATTGCCGCCCAACTCCTCTCCCGGTTGGTGAATCCCGCCTACGAAAAACTGTTCAACGATAAGGTGCGGGCGGAGCATAACCTGATTTTGAAAATGATTGGGCAACGGGTCGCCCAGGACACCCTCCCTTTTGAAACCGAAGCCGCCAATCTGCTGTTGCGCCAATCCGACCCGGAAACCTATTACCGGGAAACCTTGGGAAAACTCAACGAGCGGCAGTTTGCCGTCCCCCACGAAACCATGCAGGTGATCAACGAAATCAGCGAACTGAATCTCGCCATGTTGCGCTGGCAGTATGCGGGGAATACGGTGGCCTTTGTGAATCGTCCCGCCCCGACCCCAGTTGCGACCCCGGAAGCCCCAGCGGCGAGCACCCCACCCCCAGCCGCCCCCGAACCGGCGAAACCTTCCTTCCTGGATCAGTTCTACAACCGAGCCGAGGAATTGGTGCGGATGAAAGATTATCCCGGTGCCCTGCGGGAATTGGATGATGCGTTGAAATTGGACAGTGGCGATGCCCGTTGTTTGAGCCTAAAGGGTTATGTTTACCTCCAGACCAACCAACTGAAAATGGCGAAAATCCATTTTGAACGGGCCTTGAAACGGGACCCAAGTAATACCCGGGCGAGCCAAGGGCTGGAAGTGGTGGAGAAAATGCTGGCCAAGCAAGCCAAGGAGAACGAGGCCAAAGCCAAAACCACCCCCGAAAAGAAGAAGGGCAAGGGTCTGTTTGGTTTCTTTGGTAAATGA
- a CDS encoding PhzF family phenazine biosynthesis protein, translated as MSLSILLYQVDAFTDQLFGGNPAAVCPLAAPLPPGLCQAIALENHLSETAFLWPDGTGGYHIRWFTPTQEVDLCGHATLAAAYVVGEFVEPGCDQVRFQSRQETLTVRKQGDLWELDFPRWPLTPAEPTAPLIAGLGLTPQAVCRSPRDIVAVVADPEVVKHLQPDYAQLAQLDCLGVIVTAEGRGVDFVSRFFAPQAGIPEDPVTGSAHCALVPYWGERLGKTELHARQLSPRGGELWCTLTPERVLIRGGAVCYLTGQIHLGEPMTPIPQQM; from the coding sequence ATGTCTCTTTCTATCCTACTGTACCAAGTGGATGCCTTCACCGACCAACTCTTTGGCGGTAATCCGGCGGCGGTTTGTCCCTTGGCGGCACCCCTTCCCCCTGGGCTATGTCAGGCGATTGCCCTGGAAAATCACCTCTCGGAAACGGCGTTTCTCTGGCCGGATGGGACGGGCGGCTACCACATCCGCTGGTTTACCCCGACTCAGGAGGTGGATTTGTGCGGCCATGCCACTTTGGCGGCGGCCTACGTGGTGGGGGAATTTGTGGAACCCGGTTGTGACCAGGTGCGGTTCCAGAGTCGCCAAGAAACCCTGACCGTTCGCAAACAGGGGGATTTGTGGGAATTGGATTTCCCCCGCTGGCCGTTGACCCCGGCGGAACCGACGGCGCCGTTAATTGCTGGGTTGGGACTCACTCCCCAAGCGGTCTGCCGCAGTCCCAGGGATATTGTGGCGGTGGTCGCCGACCCGGAGGTGGTGAAACATCTGCAACCGGATTACGCCCAACTGGCTCAGTTGGACTGTTTGGGGGTGATCGTCACGGCTGAGGGGCGGGGGGTGGATTTTGTCTCCCGGTTTTTTGCTCCCCAAGCGGGCATTCCCGAAGACCCGGTGACGGGTTCGGCGCACTGTGCCTTGGTGCCCTACTGGGGCGAACGCCTGGGCAAAACTGAACTGCACGCCCGGCAACTCTCCCCCCGGGGCGGCGAATTGTGGTGTACCCTCACGCCCGAGCGGGTGCTAATCCGGGGCGGGGCGGTCTGCTATCTCACCGGGCAAATTCATCTGGGGGAACCCATGACCCCCATCCCTCAACAAATGTAA